The following coding sequences lie in one Lolium perenne isolate Kyuss_39 chromosome 2, Kyuss_2.0, whole genome shotgun sequence genomic window:
- the LOC127331304 gene encoding U-box domain-containing protein 33 isoform X1, translating to MEILSPSPPPSPAAYGFLYGGGSLPRRDHAHTLLHVAVGRSPEKTLPLLRWAFRRFGCARVALVHVHQPSPVIPTLLGKIPAAQATEELVSSHRKSERDEMSKILLTYIAFCHRAQVHASILLTENEQIHDGVVTLVRDHGVTKLVMGSIPDNCFKLKASHSKEYFMAKNAPAFCEIWFVWRGRHIWTREASAAINNSISIYNQDDIMMIRKRTRFSPNSDDAESILDEGYITCGASTAADLREGIVSDNSRLSDYGALGADVNHLYNKNISNLQDAESAFNSTFWPESPLEFHSKQEMLDTNIKQVMIEAEGSRKDAFVELLKRKDTESKVASAFVRVKASESSKRREVKLREELEGVFLATRKQHDDLARHKEKATAVLDSSKRRLEILDSHANNMRFRMNEAAAKLEVIQSSIKILKQEKTKENKLEDTYINQVEGFTTSHDLYTVRQFTLLDVQDATCKFSESFKIRPGSHGYVYKGEIMNRSVMIHKLHSQRMKSSMQFQQEVYILNKVRHPHLVTLVGACPDALCLVYEYLQNGSLHGHLFSKHYDTPPLPWKIRARIVAEISSALLFLHSCKPQMMVHGGLNLENILVDTDFHCKLSDLCLLMEHTNDRRAFGSALLAHKSDMHSFGTVILQLLTGKQPGLGLAIEVKRAMTCGKLSSILDRTAGEWPMPVAQRLAEFGLECTMDRLELTPETVRELEQLYLIRGRQAPSFFMCPILKETMGDPQVAADGLTYEGHAIRELIENGLAVTDLKLKHLDLTPNHALRFAIQDWLSQPH from the exons ATGGAGATcctgagcccgtcgccgccgcccaGCCCCGCCGCCTACGGCTTCCTCTACGGCGGCGGCTCTCTACCCCGCCGCGACCACGCCCACACGCTACTGCACGTCGCCGTTGGGAGGTCGCCGGAGAAGACGCTGCCGCTGCTGCGCTGGGCCTTCCGCCGCTTCGGCTGCGCACGCGTCGCCCTCGTCCACGTCCACCAACCCTCCCCGGTCATCCCCACCCTCC TAGGAAAGATTCCTGCCGCTCAAGCTACGGAAGAGCTCGTCTCCTCCCACCGCAAATCCGAGAGGGACGAAATGAGCAAGATCCTCCTCACCTACATCGCCTTCTGTCACAGGGCGCAG GTGCACGCAAGTATTCTTCTCACGGAGAACGAACAAATCCATGACGGCGTCGTCACTCTGGTCAGGGATCATGGGGTTACGAAGCTTGTTATGGGTTCTATACCGGATAA TTGCTTCAAGTTAAAAGCGAGCCACAGCAAAGAATATTTCATGGCAAAGAATGCTCCAGCATTTTGTGAAATTTGGTTTGTATGGAGAGGAAGACACATCTGGACCAGAGAAGCAAGCGCCGCCATCAACAACAGCATCTCAATCTACAACCAAGATGATATTATGATGATCAGAAAGAGAACTAGGTTCAGCCCAAATAGTGACGATGCTGAATCCATACTTGATGAAGGATACATTACTTGTGGGGCGTCAACTGCAGCTGATCTTCGTGAAGGCATTGTTTCAGATAATAGTCGATTGAGTGACTATGGAGCTCTTGGAGCTGATGTCAACCATTTGTAcaataagaacatttcaaatttaCAAGATGCAGAATCTGCATTCAACTCAACCTTCTGGCCTGAATCTCCACTTGAGTTCCATTCTAAG CAGGAAATGTTGGATACAAATATCAAGCAAGTCATGATCGAAGCTGAGGGGTCAAGGAAGGATGCTTTTGTTGAGCTTCTCAAGCGCAAAGACACAGAGTCAAAAGTGGCCAGTGCTTTCGTCAGG GTAAAAGCTTCCGAGTCTTCCAAAAGACGAGAAGTAAAACTAAGAGAGGAACTGGAAGGTGTATTCCTAGCCACAAGAAAGCAGCATGATGATCTGGCAAGACATAAAGAAAAAGCCACAGCTGTGTTGGACTCTTCTAAGAGAAGATTAGAAATCCTAGATTCTCATGCTAACAACATGAGGTTTCGGATGAATGAAGCTGCGGCAAAGCTGGAGGTGATTCAATCTTCCATAAAGATTCTTAAGCaggaaaaaacaaaagaaaacaagctAGAAGATACATATATTAACCAGGTTGAAGGGTTTACAACCAGCCATGATCTGTACACCGTTAGACAATTCACACTGTTAGATGTTCAAGATGCAACTTGTAAATTCTCAGAGAGCTTCAAAATACGGCCAGGAAGTCATGGGTATGTTTACAAAGGAGAAATTATGAACAGGAGCGTTATGATTCATAAGTTGCACTCACAACGCATGAAGAGCTCGATGCAGTTCCAGCAAGAG GTGTACATCCTTAACAAGGTGAGGCACCCTCATCTAGTGACCTTGGTTGGTGCATGCCCAGACGCACTGTGCCTTGTCTACGAGTATCTGCAGAATGGGAGCCTTCATGGACATCTCTTTAGCAAACACTACGATACCCCACCATTGCCATGGAAAATCCGTGCACGTATTGTGGCAGAGATCTCAAGTGCTCTACTGTTCTTGCATTCCTGTAAACCACAGATGATGGTTCATGGTGGATTGAATCTTGAGAACATCCTTGTAGATACCGACTTTCACTGCAAATTATCCGATCTTTGTTTACTGATGGAGCACACAAACGATCGTCGCGCATTTGGTTCTGCGCTACTGGCACACAAGTCTGATATGCATTCCTTCGGCACTGTGATACTCCAATTACTGACTGGTAAACAGCCTGGTCTAGGCCTTGCAATTGAAGTGAAGCGGGCTATGACTTGTGGAAAGCTATCATCGATTTTAGATCGCACAGCTGGGGAGTGGCCTATGCCGGTGGCTCAGCGGCTAGCAGAGTTTGGACTCGAGTGCACCATGGACAGGCTGGAGCTGACTCCGGAGACGGTAAGAGAACTGGAGCAGCTGTATCTGATCAGGGGAAGACAAGCACCATCATTCTTCATGTGCCCAATTCTCAAGGAAACCATGGGTGACCCTCAGGTGGCTGCGGATGGGCTGACGTACGAAGGACATGCCATTCGTGAGTTGATAGAGAATGGCCTAGCGGTGACCGATCTGAAGCTAAAGCACCTCGATCTCACCCCCAACCATGCCCTTCGGTTTGCTATTCAGGATTGGCTCTCACAGCCTCACTGA
- the LOC127331304 gene encoding U-box domain-containing protein 33 isoform X2, with translation MEILSPSPPPSPAAYGFLYGGGSLPRRDHAHTLLHVAVGRSPEKTLPLLRWAFRRFGCARVALVHVHQPSPVIPTLLGKIPAAQATEELVSSHRKSERDEMSKILLTYIAFCHRAQVHASILLTENEQIHDGVVTLVRDHGVTKLVMGSIPDNCFKLKASHSKEYFMAKNAPAFCEIWFVWRGRHIWTREASAAINNSISIYNQDDIMMIRKRTRFSPNSDDAESILDEGYITCGASTAADLREGIVSDNSRLSDYGALGADVNHLYNKNISNLQDAESAFNSTFWPESPLEFHSKEMLDTNIKQVMIEAEGSRKDAFVELLKRKDTESKVASAFVRVKASESSKRREVKLREELEGVFLATRKQHDDLARHKEKATAVLDSSKRRLEILDSHANNMRFRMNEAAAKLEVIQSSIKILKQEKTKENKLEDTYINQVEGFTTSHDLYTVRQFTLLDVQDATCKFSESFKIRPGSHGYVYKGEIMNRSVMIHKLHSQRMKSSMQFQQEVYILNKVRHPHLVTLVGACPDALCLVYEYLQNGSLHGHLFSKHYDTPPLPWKIRARIVAEISSALLFLHSCKPQMMVHGGLNLENILVDTDFHCKLSDLCLLMEHTNDRRAFGSALLAHKSDMHSFGTVILQLLTGKQPGLGLAIEVKRAMTCGKLSSILDRTAGEWPMPVAQRLAEFGLECTMDRLELTPETVRELEQLYLIRGRQAPSFFMCPILKETMGDPQVAADGLTYEGHAIRELIENGLAVTDLKLKHLDLTPNHALRFAIQDWLSQPH, from the exons ATGGAGATcctgagcccgtcgccgccgcccaGCCCCGCCGCCTACGGCTTCCTCTACGGCGGCGGCTCTCTACCCCGCCGCGACCACGCCCACACGCTACTGCACGTCGCCGTTGGGAGGTCGCCGGAGAAGACGCTGCCGCTGCTGCGCTGGGCCTTCCGCCGCTTCGGCTGCGCACGCGTCGCCCTCGTCCACGTCCACCAACCCTCCCCGGTCATCCCCACCCTCC TAGGAAAGATTCCTGCCGCTCAAGCTACGGAAGAGCTCGTCTCCTCCCACCGCAAATCCGAGAGGGACGAAATGAGCAAGATCCTCCTCACCTACATCGCCTTCTGTCACAGGGCGCAG GTGCACGCAAGTATTCTTCTCACGGAGAACGAACAAATCCATGACGGCGTCGTCACTCTGGTCAGGGATCATGGGGTTACGAAGCTTGTTATGGGTTCTATACCGGATAA TTGCTTCAAGTTAAAAGCGAGCCACAGCAAAGAATATTTCATGGCAAAGAATGCTCCAGCATTTTGTGAAATTTGGTTTGTATGGAGAGGAAGACACATCTGGACCAGAGAAGCAAGCGCCGCCATCAACAACAGCATCTCAATCTACAACCAAGATGATATTATGATGATCAGAAAGAGAACTAGGTTCAGCCCAAATAGTGACGATGCTGAATCCATACTTGATGAAGGATACATTACTTGTGGGGCGTCAACTGCAGCTGATCTTCGTGAAGGCATTGTTTCAGATAATAGTCGATTGAGTGACTATGGAGCTCTTGGAGCTGATGTCAACCATTTGTAcaataagaacatttcaaatttaCAAGATGCAGAATCTGCATTCAACTCAACCTTCTGGCCTGAATCTCCACTTGAGTTCCATTCTAAG GAAATGTTGGATACAAATATCAAGCAAGTCATGATCGAAGCTGAGGGGTCAAGGAAGGATGCTTTTGTTGAGCTTCTCAAGCGCAAAGACACAGAGTCAAAAGTGGCCAGTGCTTTCGTCAGG GTAAAAGCTTCCGAGTCTTCCAAAAGACGAGAAGTAAAACTAAGAGAGGAACTGGAAGGTGTATTCCTAGCCACAAGAAAGCAGCATGATGATCTGGCAAGACATAAAGAAAAAGCCACAGCTGTGTTGGACTCTTCTAAGAGAAGATTAGAAATCCTAGATTCTCATGCTAACAACATGAGGTTTCGGATGAATGAAGCTGCGGCAAAGCTGGAGGTGATTCAATCTTCCATAAAGATTCTTAAGCaggaaaaaacaaaagaaaacaagctAGAAGATACATATATTAACCAGGTTGAAGGGTTTACAACCAGCCATGATCTGTACACCGTTAGACAATTCACACTGTTAGATGTTCAAGATGCAACTTGTAAATTCTCAGAGAGCTTCAAAATACGGCCAGGAAGTCATGGGTATGTTTACAAAGGAGAAATTATGAACAGGAGCGTTATGATTCATAAGTTGCACTCACAACGCATGAAGAGCTCGATGCAGTTCCAGCAAGAG GTGTACATCCTTAACAAGGTGAGGCACCCTCATCTAGTGACCTTGGTTGGTGCATGCCCAGACGCACTGTGCCTTGTCTACGAGTATCTGCAGAATGGGAGCCTTCATGGACATCTCTTTAGCAAACACTACGATACCCCACCATTGCCATGGAAAATCCGTGCACGTATTGTGGCAGAGATCTCAAGTGCTCTACTGTTCTTGCATTCCTGTAAACCACAGATGATGGTTCATGGTGGATTGAATCTTGAGAACATCCTTGTAGATACCGACTTTCACTGCAAATTATCCGATCTTTGTTTACTGATGGAGCACACAAACGATCGTCGCGCATTTGGTTCTGCGCTACTGGCACACAAGTCTGATATGCATTCCTTCGGCACTGTGATACTCCAATTACTGACTGGTAAACAGCCTGGTCTAGGCCTTGCAATTGAAGTGAAGCGGGCTATGACTTGTGGAAAGCTATCATCGATTTTAGATCGCACAGCTGGGGAGTGGCCTATGCCGGTGGCTCAGCGGCTAGCAGAGTTTGGACTCGAGTGCACCATGGACAGGCTGGAGCTGACTCCGGAGACGGTAAGAGAACTGGAGCAGCTGTATCTGATCAGGGGAAGACAAGCACCATCATTCTTCATGTGCCCAATTCTCAAGGAAACCATGGGTGACCCTCAGGTGGCTGCGGATGGGCTGACGTACGAAGGACATGCCATTCGTGAGTTGATAGAGAATGGCCTAGCGGTGACCGATCTGAAGCTAAAGCACCTCGATCTCACCCCCAACCATGCCCTTCGGTTTGCTATTCAGGATTGGCTCTCACAGCCTCACTGA
- the LOC127331305 gene encoding uncharacterized protein, whose translation MGDNGDLAKALEKLAELITTKGDGGGGSAGGGAIVPHTNIGQKLELPANEIKLEGVTNYLRWSRRALLILNSKGLDERVSGEAAEPADKASPEWKQWNAINSLIVTWLLNSLVPNIAASVEALTKASEVWDTLSNLYSGKGNIMLIAEIEDKVHDLQQGNKTVMAYVAELQHLWGDLDHVDPLELAHGECVSAAASWIERRRVMKFLKGLNQDFEGRRAALLHQTTTPSLKEAIAAMSREEVRLNMTKGSDSVPHPTFYTTERQEMRDCYTCGQKGHLKHQCTSFATPSRGRGGYTHGRGSYRGRGGGQPYGQQYGRGGGQSYGHQYGRGGGQPYGQQYGRGGGQQHTISPKAHMAAASEPTTSTSQGQSKEEGQNEATFGNFAHYVYKDEGKGEQQEDWDCNQA comes from the exons ATGGGGGACAACGGGGATTTGGCGAAGGCTCTGGAGAAGCTGGCAGAACTTATCACTACcaaaggagatggaggaggaggatctgCTGGAGGGGGAGCAATCGTTCCCCATACCAACATCGGTCAGAAACTTGAGCTGCCGGCGAATGAAATCAAGTTGGAAGGAGTGACCAACTATCTCCGGTGGTCAAGGAGGGCGCTGTTGATTTTGAACTCGAAAGGGCTGGATGAACGTGTGAGTGGTGAAGCTGCAGAACCAGCAGACAAGGCCAGTCCGGAATGGAAACAGTGGAATGCCATAAATTCTCTGATTGTGACATGGTTGCTTAACTCTTTGGTTCCTAACATTGCTGCTTCTGTAGAGGCACTCACAAAAGCTTCAGAGGTATGGGACACCCTATCAAATCTATATTCTGGAAAGGGGAACATTATGTTGATTGCTGAGATTGAGGATAAAGTGCATGACTTGCAACAAGGAAACAAAACTGTGATGGCATATGTGGCTGAGTTGCAGCATCTTTGGGGAGATTTAGATCATGTTGACCCTCTGGAACTTGCCCATGGGGAATGTGTGAGTGCTGCTGCAAGCTGGATTGAACGTCGGCGAGTCATGAAGTTCTTGAAAGGCCTTAATCAAGATTTTGAGGGGAGAAGGGCTGCTTTACTGCATCAAACCACTACCCCTTCTCTCAAAGAAGCCATTGCAGCTATGTCCAGAGAGGAAGTGCGTCTGAATATGACAAAGGGAAGCGATTCTGTCCCTCATCCGACCTTCTACACTACCGAGAGACAAGAGATGAGAGACTGCTATACTTGTGGACAGAAGGGACACTTGAAGCATCAGTGTACCTCCTTTGCTACACCCAGTAGGGGGAGAGGAGGATACACACATGGCAGAGGAAGCTACAGAGGAAGAGGTGGTGGACAGCCATATGGACAGCAGTATGGAAGAGGTGGTGGACAGTCATATGGACATCAGTATGGCAGAGGTGGTGGACAGCCATATGGACAACAATATGGCAGGGGTGGTGGACAGCAGCACACTATATCACCCAAGGCACATATGGCTGCAGCTTCAGAGCCAACTACCAGTACCTCTCAGGGACAATCAAAGGAAGAAGGACAAAATGAAGCAACCTTTGGGAACTTTGCTCACTATGTCTACAAAGATGAAG GAAAGGGAGAGCAGCAAGAAGATTGGGACTGCAACCAGGCATAG